A genomic window from Streptomyces sp. NBC_00234 includes:
- a CDS encoding aldo/keto reductase, which yields MRYTTFGHRTGLRVSEYALGTANFGTGWGAGAEPDEARRIFDRFAEAGGTFLDSADGYQFGESEELTGKLISADRDHFVLATKFALGAAPQPDISRTGNSRKNMVASVEASLKRLGTDYIDLLWVHFPDELTPMEELLRGLDDLVSAGKIHHAALSNFPAWRVSRAVTLADLKNWAPIIGIQHEYSLVERTADRELLPMAESLGLGAALWSPLGGGLLTGKYRSSAEGRLSDLGMVIHTESTGQKTAVVDTVLAIAEETGVTPAQVAVAWVRERAARSVATLVPIIGPRSLTQLDSYLGALDVQLTDEQYTRLTEVSAVPLGAPYEGIAASLDRLQGGAADRITAPVVPVA from the coding sequence ATGCGTTACACGACCTTCGGACACCGGACCGGACTGCGCGTCTCCGAGTACGCGCTCGGCACCGCGAACTTCGGCACCGGCTGGGGCGCCGGCGCCGAGCCGGACGAGGCACGCCGGATCTTCGACCGGTTCGCCGAGGCCGGCGGCACCTTCCTCGACAGCGCGGACGGCTACCAGTTCGGCGAGTCGGAGGAACTGACCGGAAAGCTGATCTCCGCCGACCGCGACCACTTCGTCCTGGCCACGAAGTTCGCCCTCGGCGCCGCTCCGCAGCCGGACATCTCCAGGACCGGCAACAGCCGCAAGAACATGGTCGCCTCGGTCGAGGCCAGCCTGAAGCGCCTGGGCACCGACTACATCGACCTGCTGTGGGTGCACTTCCCCGACGAGCTCACTCCGATGGAGGAGCTCCTGCGCGGACTCGACGACCTGGTGAGCGCCGGCAAGATCCACCACGCCGCGCTGTCCAACTTCCCCGCCTGGCGCGTCTCGCGCGCGGTAACCCTCGCGGACCTGAAGAACTGGGCTCCGATCATCGGCATCCAGCACGAGTACAGCCTCGTCGAACGCACCGCCGACCGCGAACTCCTGCCCATGGCCGAGAGCCTCGGACTCGGCGCCGCCCTGTGGTCCCCGCTCGGCGGCGGACTGCTCACCGGCAAATACCGCAGCTCCGCCGAGGGACGCCTGAGCGACCTGGGCATGGTCATCCACACCGAGAGCACCGGCCAGAAGACCGCCGTCGTCGACACCGTCCTGGCCATCGCCGAGGAGACCGGCGTGACGCCCGCCCAGGTGGCGGTCGCCTGGGTGCGCGAGCGCGCCGCCCGCTCCGTGGCCACGCTCGTCCCGATCATCGGCCCGCGCAGTCTCACCCAGCTCGACAGCTACCTCGGCGCCCTCGACGTCCAGCTGACCGACGAGCAGTACACCCGCCTGACCGAGGTCAGCGCGGTGCCGCTCGGCGCGCCCTACGAGGGGATCGCCGCTTCCCTGGACCGCCTGCAGGGAGGCGCCGCCGACCGGATCACCGCCCCGGTCGTGCCGGTGGCCTGA
- a CDS encoding NADP-dependent oxidoreductase: MKAFLVEKYGETGMRGGEVPDPQVGADDVLVKVHAAGVNPLDLRIRNGDFKAFMPYRLPLVLGNDLAGEVLQVGSSVTRFAVGDEVYARPDKDRIGTFAELIAVHQDDLAPKPATLTMAEAASLPLVALTAWQALVERARVQPGQKVLIHAGAGGLGSIAVQLAKALGTHVATTASTATIDLVKELGADVAVDYRTQDFTELLDGYDVVLDSLGGDNLARSLRVLKPGGIAISIAGPPDPAFARELGANAVLRLAMTALSAKTRRRAKRLGVTYSFLFMKASGDQLRELTTLIDTGKIRPVVDRVFPFDETLQAMEYVEKGRAKAGKVVVSMP, translated from the coding sequence ATGAAGGCCTTCCTGGTCGAGAAGTACGGCGAAACCGGGATGCGCGGCGGAGAGGTACCGGACCCGCAGGTGGGTGCCGACGACGTCCTGGTCAAGGTTCACGCGGCCGGTGTCAACCCGCTGGATCTCAGGATCCGCAACGGGGACTTCAAGGCGTTCATGCCCTACCGACTCCCGCTTGTCCTGGGCAACGACCTCGCCGGAGAGGTCCTGCAGGTCGGGTCGTCCGTCACCCGCTTCGCTGTGGGCGACGAGGTTTACGCCCGGCCCGACAAGGACCGCATCGGCACCTTCGCCGAACTCATCGCCGTTCACCAGGACGACCTGGCACCCAAACCGGCCACCCTCACCATGGCCGAGGCCGCCTCCCTTCCTCTGGTCGCCCTGACCGCATGGCAGGCACTGGTGGAGCGGGCACGCGTGCAGCCGGGTCAGAAGGTCCTCATCCACGCGGGAGCGGGCGGCCTCGGCTCCATCGCCGTCCAGCTGGCCAAGGCCCTGGGCACGCACGTGGCAACCACCGCGAGCACCGCCACCATCGACCTGGTCAAGGAACTCGGCGCGGACGTCGCCGTCGACTACCGCACCCAGGACTTCACCGAACTCCTCGACGGCTACGACGTCGTCCTCGACTCCCTCGGCGGCGACAACCTGGCCAGGTCCCTGCGTGTCCTCAAGCCCGGCGGCATCGCCATCAGCATCGCAGGCCCACCCGACCCGGCCTTCGCCCGCGAACTCGGCGCAAATGCGGTTCTCCGCCTGGCGATGACCGCGCTCAGCGCCAAGACCCGCCGCCGTGCCAAGCGCCTCGGCGTGACGTACTCGTTCCTGTTCATGAAGGCGAGCGGCGACCAACTGCGCGAACTCACCACCCTCATCGACACGGGGAAGATCCGTCCCGTCGTCGACCGTGTCTTCCCGTTCGACGAAACCCTCCAGGCCATGGAGTACGTCGAAAAGGGCCGGGCGAAGGCCGGCAAGGTCGTCGTCTCCATGCCATAG
- a CDS encoding alpha/beta fold hydrolase, whose product MSSTGTPNRGVITSYAQAPARTVTAGGVTYAYRELGPKGGIPVVFFVHLAATLDNWDPRIVDPIAKGRHVIAFDQRGVGASTGQVPDSIEAMADDAYTFITALGFDKIDIFSFSLGGMIAQALVVKHPELVRKLVLTGTGPKGGKDIDKVARTTYWDILRATLTRSDPKEFLFFNRNTTGKPAARAFVNRLKERTTDRDAKIKTKAFQTQLKAIKKWGRSTPDDLSTITQPTLIANGDNDRMVPSVLSEDLHRRIKHSELTIYPDSGHGGIFQYHQQFAPLAVEFLAR is encoded by the coding sequence ATGAGCAGCACCGGCACCCCGAACAGGGGCGTTATCACCTCGTACGCACAGGCCCCGGCCCGCACCGTCACCGCCGGCGGCGTCACCTACGCGTATCGCGAGCTGGGGCCCAAGGGCGGCATCCCCGTCGTGTTCTTCGTCCACCTCGCCGCGACCCTGGACAACTGGGACCCGCGCATCGTCGACCCCATCGCGAAGGGCCGTCACGTCATCGCTTTCGATCAGCGCGGTGTCGGGGCCTCCACGGGCCAGGTGCCGGACAGCATCGAGGCCATGGCCGACGACGCCTACACCTTCATCACGGCGCTCGGCTTCGACAAGATCGACATCTTCTCCTTCTCCCTCGGTGGCATGATCGCCCAGGCCCTGGTGGTGAAGCACCCCGAGCTCGTCCGCAAACTCGTCCTCACCGGCACTGGACCCAAGGGCGGCAAGGACATCGACAAGGTCGCCCGCACCACCTACTGGGACATCCTGCGCGCCACCCTGACCCGGTCGGACCCCAAGGAATTCCTGTTCTTCAACCGCAACACCACCGGCAAGCCCGCCGCGCGCGCGTTCGTCAACCGGCTCAAGGAACGCACCACCGACCGCGACGCGAAGATCAAGACCAAGGCGTTCCAGACACAGTTGAAGGCGATCAAGAAGTGGGGACGCTCCACCCCCGACGACCTGTCGACGATCACCCAGCCCACCCTGATCGCCAACGGCGACAACGACCGCATGGTGCCCTCGGTCCTCTCCGAAGACCTGCACCGACGCATCAAGCACAGCGAGCTGACCATCTACCCCGACTCCGGTCACGGCGGCATCTTCCAGTACCACCAGCAGTTCGCCCCCCTCGCGGTCGAGTTCCTCGCCCGTTGA
- a CDS encoding strictosidine synthase yields MSTSPSAAQLGVEKKHLTSSILLWVRTDQPRQTGMDHWKGPHSGIISATPDLEEYRQIHLAEHNPGRWPATDGVQTAIPGDRKIDGVAEVTFQSALAPLKGRRQTKLAHADEINVFRRTLLYAGPPNSSRWYEVAGPGETVGARSLIYLRRRDGVGAGEFRKFVNQQLVHAIADTAALKELRTQTFLPWSEKLWDTPNVAHDNPHDQRFHASLVLGFSDSTARDAFFTGNAIEGLTNQLAPLASAIHAYDVAAALTFVKNGEILPRYQE; encoded by the coding sequence ATGAGCACATCACCGTCCGCTGCTCAGCTGGGCGTGGAGAAGAAGCACCTCACCTCCTCGATCCTGCTGTGGGTACGCACCGACCAGCCCCGCCAGACCGGCATGGACCACTGGAAGGGCCCGCACTCAGGGATCATCTCCGCCACCCCTGACCTGGAGGAGTACCGGCAGATCCACCTCGCCGAGCACAACCCGGGCCGGTGGCCGGCGACGGACGGGGTGCAGACCGCGATCCCCGGCGACCGGAAGATCGACGGCGTCGCCGAGGTCACCTTCCAATCGGCGCTCGCGCCCCTGAAAGGGCGTAGGCAGACGAAGCTGGCCCACGCCGACGAGATCAACGTGTTCCGCCGCACCCTCCTCTACGCTGGCCCGCCGAACTCCTCCCGCTGGTACGAAGTCGCCGGCCCCGGCGAGACGGTCGGCGCCCGCTCCCTGATCTACCTGCGCCGCAGAGACGGGGTCGGCGCAGGCGAGTTCCGGAAGTTCGTCAACCAACAGCTCGTTCACGCAATTGCCGACACGGCAGCTTTGAAGGAACTGCGCACGCAGACATTCCTGCCCTGGAGCGAAAAGCTCTGGGACACCCCGAACGTCGCCCACGACAACCCCCACGACCAGCGATTCCACGCCTCCCTCGTCCTCGGGTTCAGCGACAGCACAGCACGGGACGCATTCTTCACCGGCAACGCGATCGAGGGCCTGACCAACCAACTGGCACCGCTCGCCTCCGCGATCCATGCATACGACGTCGCCGCCGCCTTGACCTTCGTCAAGAACGGCGAAATCCTCCCGCGCTACCAGGAGTGA